One Haemorhous mexicanus isolate bHaeMex1 chromosome 9, bHaeMex1.pri, whole genome shotgun sequence DNA segment encodes these proteins:
- the LOC132331255 gene encoding heme-binding protein 2-like isoform X1 — MIKSFKQTFLSLDLQSPRWSSVEAMAKDYELRQYETAKWVSTVIRGETQKEAMRQGFWKLFHYIQGKNEKDTWFSFPLEMKIDMTVPVTCLVKSGCTDFKISFFVPFEHQDCPPQPTDSDVFIEERKAAALFVRSFGGFASPEKYTEEADALARTLRNRGQPFHEDFFYTAGYDSPFKLFNRHNEVWYFKK; from the exons ATGATCAAGTCCTTCAAGCAAACATTTCTGTCCCTGGACCTGCAGTCCCCTCGCTGGAGCTCAGTGGAAGCAATG GCAAAGGACTATGAACTGCGCCAGTACGAGACAGCAAAGTGGGTCAGCACAGTCATCAGGGGGGAAACCCAGAAGGAAGCAATGCGCCAGGGCTTCTGGAAACTCTTCCACTACATCCagggaaagaatgaaaaag ATAcctggttttcctttcctctaGAAATGAAGATTGATATGACTGTGCCAGTGACCTGCCTGGTAAAATCAGGCTGCACAGACTTCAAGATCTCTTTCTTTGTGCCATTTGAACACCAGgactgccctccccagcccactgACTCCGATGTGTTCATTGAGGAACggaaggcagcagctctctttGTCCG GTCCTTTGGTGGATTTGCCTCCCCAGAGAAGTACACTGAGGAAGCTGATGCCTTGGCCAGAACCTTAAGAAACAGAGGCCAACCATTCCACGAAGACTTCTTTTATACTGCAGGCTATGACAGCCCCTTCAAGCTCTTTAACAGGCATAATGAAGtgtggtattttaaaaagtaa
- the LOC132331255 gene encoding heme-binding protein 2-like isoform X2 — protein MIKSFKQTFLSLDLQSPRWSSVEAMAKDYELRQYETAKWVSTVIRGETQKEAMRQGFWKLFHYIQGKNEKEMKIDMTVPVTCLVKSGCTDFKISFFVPFEHQDCPPQPTDSDVFIEERKAAALFVRSFGGFASPEKYTEEADALARTLRNRGQPFHEDFFYTAGYDSPFKLFNRHNEVWYFKK, from the exons ATGATCAAGTCCTTCAAGCAAACATTTCTGTCCCTGGACCTGCAGTCCCCTCGCTGGAGCTCAGTGGAAGCAATG GCAAAGGACTATGAACTGCGCCAGTACGAGACAGCAAAGTGGGTCAGCACAGTCATCAGGGGGGAAACCCAGAAGGAAGCAATGCGCCAGGGCTTCTGGAAACTCTTCCACTACATCCagggaaagaatgaaaaag AAATGAAGATTGATATGACTGTGCCAGTGACCTGCCTGGTAAAATCAGGCTGCACAGACTTCAAGATCTCTTTCTTTGTGCCATTTGAACACCAGgactgccctccccagcccactgACTCCGATGTGTTCATTGAGGAACggaaggcagcagctctctttGTCCG GTCCTTTGGTGGATTTGCCTCCCCAGAGAAGTACACTGAGGAAGCTGATGCCTTGGCCAGAACCTTAAGAAACAGAGGCCAACCATTCCACGAAGACTTCTTTTATACTGCAGGCTATGACAGCCCCTTCAAGCTCTTTAACAGGCATAATGAAGtgtggtattttaaaaagtaa